ATCCTTCTACAATGATTGAATCCACAACCATAACAGTCTGCCACCCCCACATTGCTGTCATTACCCAGAACACACCAACAGCGTCTCTACGAGGCTATTAGTCCAAACACACCATCATTACCACCCAAAAACGTGAGTCATAACTATCACCAGAGCAACACCACTCCCACTAGCTTCAATCCATGTGCTACACCACCGACATCAAAACATGACTTCTTCACCATCTTTACACCCACCATCCTCTACCTGTCATTTCTTCACTAATACCACGATGGACATCGAAAGAACATAATCATACCCATCACAGACTCCCAATACGTGACCCGCTTTTTTGTAGCAAAAGTTTTTCTAGTAAATTAGAATGATTATCAACTATCTGGGAATTTAAACATCCCTTAATAGTAAAATGCCATGGTCTAGGTCATGTTATAGAAATGCTTAATTGCATGGAATGGAGTGGCATAAATACATCATTTTGGTATGACGAAGAGTCCTTTTACTAAGCATGATCGGTTCCTTAACACATAACAAGAGTAATCACCCTGTCGACTTTCCATCATTAAAGAGGAACACATGCAAGAAATTAATATGTTTGACAGATTTAGTTCCAAAATCAGATACTCTATGTTTTGGATCTTTGGTGCTAAAATGAGTCTGTCATTCAGAAGTAGCGAGACAGCATGTAGGAAAATATTAAATTTTAGAAACTTCTcagctaataaaaataaaatatccaaCTTACGTTTTCAGGTCTAGAGATGACATTTCTTCAATCGTGGACATCTTTCTCTCCGAATTTCCTAAACAAAATGAGGAAAACAATTACGAGACCAAAGGACACATTAACATCTCTAACCATATCCATGAATATATATAGGTTCATACATTAgcccaaaggaaaaaaaaaaagtagggcTTGTGGAGGAACTTAAAAACTTCTTTAGATCGTGGCCTAAAGATTTACATGACTTTGGGATTAATATACAAGTAAAATACAAATTACTGGTGCATATGAATTTGACAACGGCCtccataaagataaaacaaaagacagacataaaacacaaaaacaatTTCTGTTGAGGTTCATAATATCAAGGTGTATTAACAAGTTTAGACAATATTAAGGTTTATGAATAACGATCAAAAGACAGacataaaacacaaaaacaatGTGTGTTGAGGTTTATAATATCAAGGTGTATGATAATAACAAGCTTTGACAATTTTAAGATTTAAGAATAATGATCGAAAGACTGACAAGTCAAGAATAACCTTCGAAGAGAGCAAAAAGTACAAACTACAAAGgagaaaagaacagaaaagaaccAAACAGATGCCCACACACACAAAAAACTCTACAGAGAAGATGATATTGAGATAAATATTAAGTACCTTCTGACGAGTCTGGTCTATACCGTGCTGTTCTGTACTTCTGCAATTTAAAAAGAAAGAGTCAAAGAGTTATAAATCCACTCACAGATACATATTTATCTAATGATAAAGCAAAAACAAACCTGCAGGTGGCTTTTCACATGGTAAATGGTTAAGCCTTCAACTTTCATGAGCTTCAGCACACCCTTGGGAGTAGCTCCTGTAGGTCATATATCACTATTAAgtactagaagaagaaaaaaaatgattccTCTAGCCAAACAACGACCAATTAGTAGATAAAGGCATAAAGGGCTACCCACTTTCACTGCCACCAAGTTGATTCACCGCTTCTACAAAACGTTCATGAAGTTCAGGTGTCCACCGCATGCGTGGCTTGCTCGCAGAACCGTTGGATGAGGGGCTAGAGACACCACATAGATCTCCAGAATTAACAGGAAGCTGTTGATGACTTTGCGATTGGTGCACCGAGAAATTTGAAGATGGTTGCTGGACTTGATACGCTGACTAGACACAAATAGAGAGTTGCATATAAACATAAGTTAGTGATTGCTTAAAATGATGAGACAACGGCATGAATTAAAAAATTCAATCGCCTATAAATAAAAATGATCCAACCTTCTGTTCAGGATCAAGGACACCGGTGTCTACAAGaagctcactccaatttggagcCAAAGCGTCATCACCAGTTATTAATTGGTCTGCCCAATCCTGCCATTCACTTGGTTTGTTGTGGTCCTCTGTTCCTATACCACCCACACTACTGCTTTCCATTTGACTGTTCTGTATCGGGATATTCTCAGGAAAATCAAGAAAACCCTCCATAGGATCTGCACACCAGGAAACATCACTACTATCTTTTATATACTGACTGGATGCTGTGGATTTAAGTACTCCAGAAGGAAAAGGTTGATTTAATGGCAAAGATGATCCATAATTTGATGACTGTGAAACGAATGGAGCGTTTCTCGAATTCCTTTCATGGGGTGATAGACTGGAAAAATGATAATCCGAAGAGAAGCCT
Above is a genomic segment from Papaver somniferum cultivar HN1 chromosome 10, ASM357369v1, whole genome shotgun sequence containing:
- the LOC113317992 gene encoding protein PHOSPHATE STARVATION RESPONSE 1-like, producing the protein MEARPVLSIHRSGAKQLTSGVVSVPMSSSFPVLPIPLEDKYPNLPECQQVSSARELLPYPMAMSHASSFPSSSEVAGHIFSSASGFSSDYHFSSLSPHERNSRNAPFVSQSSNYGSSLPLNQPFPSGVLKSTASSQYIKDSSDVSWCADPMEGFLDFPENIPIQNSQMESSSVGGIGTEDHNKPSEWQDWADQLITGDDALAPNWSELLVDTGVLDPEQKSAYQVQQPSSNFSVHQSQSHQQLPVNSGDLCGVSSPSSNGSASKPRMRWTPELHERFVEAVNQLGGSERATPKGVLKLMKVEGLTIYHVKSHLQKYRTARYRPDSSEGNSERKMSTIEEMSSLDLKTGIEITEALRLQMEVQKRLHEQLEIQRNLQLRIEEQGRYLQMMFEKQCKSGTEKLKASSSNLDDRSALSLDQVQNSPSKDAAEKSDVPDLMRIQDLSD